The following are encoded in a window of Pseudomonas multiresinivorans genomic DNA:
- a CDS encoding DUF4381 domain-containing protein, with protein MNPLDQLQPLIEPATVPWWPPAPGWWLLAALLPLLLWLLWRNRQRWLPRRKAKVVTEAPLDPLREAALEELKRLPRPYDRAPAGPWLQSLNGLLKRLSRARWPDSHSHTLSGRAWLAFLDTRCPAAGLTRWMILVEGGYRAECKLDDKAIDGLAAAVETWVRKHV; from the coding sequence ATGAATCCCCTCGACCAACTGCAACCGCTGATCGAACCGGCGACAGTGCCCTGGTGGCCCCCGGCGCCAGGCTGGTGGCTGCTCGCCGCTCTCCTGCCCCTGCTGCTCTGGCTGCTGTGGCGCAATCGCCAGCGCTGGCTGCCCAGGCGCAAGGCCAAGGTGGTCACAGAAGCCCCGCTGGACCCGCTGCGCGAAGCCGCCCTGGAAGAACTCAAGCGCCTGCCGCGCCCCTATGACCGCGCGCCGGCCGGGCCCTGGCTGCAATCGCTCAATGGCCTGCTCAAACGCCTGTCGCGCGCCCGCTGGCCGGACAGCCACAGCCATACCCTGAGCGGCCGTGCCTGGCTGGCCTTCCTCGACACCCGTTGCCCGGCCGCCGGCCTGACCCGCTGGATGATCCTGGTGGAAGGCGGCTACCGCGCCGAGTGCAAGCTGGACGACAAGGCCATCGACGGCCTTGCCGCCGCCGTGGAAACCTGGGTGCGCAAGCATGTTTGA
- a CDS encoding vWA domain-containing protein: MFEFAWPWVFLLAPLPWVMRFILPPADNGEAALKVSFLKELEGLAGRRARARLPAWRQQAPFALLWLCLLLAAARPQWVGEPLPIPATGRDLLVAVDVSGSMDYADMTWDGAEVSRLHAVQKLFGDFIEGRRGDRVGLILFGTRAYLQAPLTFDRHTVRIWLDEALIGIAGKDTALGDAIGLAVKRLRQRPAESRVLVLITDGANTAGEISPQTAARLAAEEHVKVYTIGIGADPKQGGVAGLFGLNPGLDLDEPALKAIAESTGGEYFRARNGEELQRISDSLDQLEPVEQKPTQARPAIALYRWPLLLALLISAALVVGTLWPPEDWRWPAWMARLQKERQP, translated from the coding sequence ATGTTTGAGTTCGCCTGGCCGTGGGTATTCCTGCTCGCCCCGCTGCCCTGGGTGATGCGCTTCATCCTGCCGCCGGCTGACAATGGCGAGGCGGCGCTCAAGGTCAGCTTCCTCAAGGAACTCGAAGGACTCGCCGGCCGCCGTGCCCGTGCGCGCCTGCCGGCCTGGCGCCAGCAGGCGCCCTTCGCCCTGCTCTGGCTCTGCCTGCTGCTGGCCGCGGCGCGCCCGCAGTGGGTCGGCGAGCCACTGCCGATCCCCGCCACCGGTCGCGACCTGCTGGTGGCGGTGGATGTCTCCGGTTCTATGGATTACGCCGACATGACCTGGGACGGCGCGGAAGTCAGCCGCCTGCATGCTGTGCAGAAACTGTTCGGTGATTTCATCGAAGGTCGCCGGGGTGACCGCGTCGGGCTGATCCTGTTCGGCACTCGCGCCTACCTGCAGGCGCCACTGACCTTCGACCGCCACACCGTGCGCATCTGGCTGGACGAAGCGCTGATCGGCATCGCCGGCAAGGACACTGCCCTGGGCGATGCCATCGGCCTGGCGGTCAAGCGCCTGCGCCAGCGCCCGGCCGAGAGCCGCGTGCTGGTGCTGATCACCGATGGCGCCAACACCGCCGGCGAGATATCCCCGCAGACCGCCGCGCGCCTGGCCGCCGAGGAACACGTGAAGGTCTACACCATCGGCATCGGCGCCGATCCCAAGCAGGGCGGCGTCGCCGGACTGTTCGGTCTCAACCCGGGGCTGGACCTGGACGAGCCGGCGCTCAAGGCCATTGCCGAAAGCACCGGCGGCGAGTACTTCCGCGCACGCAACGGCGAAGAGCTGCAACGTATCTCCGACAGCCTCGACCAGCTCGAGCCGGTGGAACAGAAGCCGACCCAGGCACGCCCGGCCATCGCGCTGTACCGCTGGCCGCTGCTGCTGGCCCTGCTGATCAGCGCAGCGCTGGTGGTGGGCACGCTGTGGCCGCCCGAGGACTGGCGCTGGCCGGCCTGGATGGCGCGCCTGCAGAAGGAGCGCCAGCCATGA
- a CDS encoding VWA domain-containing protein produces MSNLWPHLLHPLWLILLPPLGWLLWKLWHRERRAGRWQLLLPQAFHPWLLAGGNGRHERRPWIYLGVAWLLAVLALLGPSWQQVEQPTMERSDPLVVVLELTPQMLATDLKPTRLEQARRKLLDLLQARSDAQTAIVVYAGSAHTLVPLSNDLATARNLIDALKPSIMPEPGERADLAVAQARRLLDNGAEGNGRILLITSALDARERQGIRQALKGKGKDLLLLAVGTPGGAPIAQEDGTFLKDDQGNILVPRLDEGSLRVFATDMGGRFQRLRASSGDLRSLGLLDSTQGLQVSEEDALLRLQRWADQGYWLLLPLLLLAACAGRRGWLFSLPLLLPLLWAPPQDANAFELNDLWLRPDQQGQRLLDAGKPAEAAEHFADFRWKGLALYRAGDYVDAAQAFAQGDEAADHYNRGNALAKQNELEAAIDAYDQALERNPDLEAAKRNKALLEDLLRQRKDNPPGDGTDQPPEENHDAGQSSDPQAAQPQDQQHEEDNASERDSQPAPAAKNPSQEADKPTASQADKPDGDVREDQETNPEDAGPLGDERRQALEQWLRQIPDDPSELLRRKFWYQQQQQRQEPNP; encoded by the coding sequence ATGAGCAACCTTTGGCCGCACCTGCTGCACCCGCTGTGGCTGATCCTGCTGCCGCCGCTCGGCTGGCTGCTGTGGAAGCTCTGGCACCGTGAGCGCCGCGCCGGCCGCTGGCAGTTGCTGCTGCCCCAGGCCTTCCACCCCTGGCTGCTGGCCGGCGGCAACGGCCGTCACGAACGCCGCCCGTGGATCTACCTGGGCGTCGCCTGGCTGCTGGCGGTGCTTGCCCTGCTCGGCCCGAGCTGGCAGCAGGTGGAGCAACCGACAATGGAGCGCAGCGACCCGCTGGTGGTGGTGCTGGAGCTCACCCCACAGATGCTCGCCACCGACCTCAAGCCGACGCGCCTGGAACAGGCCCGGCGCAAGCTGCTCGACCTCCTGCAGGCGCGCAGCGACGCGCAGACCGCCATCGTCGTCTACGCCGGCAGCGCCCACACGCTCGTGCCGCTGTCCAATGACCTGGCTACCGCACGCAATCTCATCGATGCTCTCAAGCCCTCGATCATGCCCGAACCGGGCGAGCGCGCCGATCTTGCCGTGGCCCAGGCTCGCCGCCTGCTGGACAACGGCGCCGAGGGCAACGGCCGTATCCTGCTGATCACCAGCGCGCTGGACGCCCGTGAACGCCAAGGCATCCGCCAGGCACTCAAGGGCAAGGGCAAGGACCTGCTGCTGCTCGCCGTCGGCACACCCGGCGGCGCACCCATCGCCCAGGAAGACGGCACCTTCCTCAAGGACGACCAGGGCAACATCCTGGTGCCGCGCCTGGACGAAGGTTCCCTGCGCGTCTTCGCCACCGACATGGGCGGCCGCTTCCAGCGCCTGCGCGCCAGCAGCGGCGACCTGCGCTCCCTTGGTCTGCTGGACAGTACCCAGGGCCTGCAGGTGAGCGAAGAAGATGCCCTGCTACGCCTGCAGCGCTGGGCCGACCAGGGCTACTGGCTGCTGTTGCCCCTGCTCCTGCTCGCCGCCTGCGCCGGGCGGCGCGGCTGGCTGTTCAGCCTGCCGCTGTTGCTGCCGCTGCTCTGGGCGCCGCCGCAGGACGCCAATGCCTTCGAGCTGAACGATCTCTGGCTGCGCCCCGACCAGCAGGGCCAGCGCCTGCTCGACGCCGGCAAGCCGGCCGAGGCAGCCGAGCACTTCGCTGACTTCCGCTGGAAGGGTCTGGCCCTGTATCGCGCCGGCGATTATGTCGACGCCGCACAGGCCTTCGCCCAGGGCGACGAGGCCGCCGACCACTACAACCGCGGCAACGCCCTGGCGAAACAGAACGAGCTGGAAGCCGCGATCGACGCCTACGACCAGGCACTTGAGCGCAACCCCGACCTGGAGGCCGCCAAGCGCAACAAAGCCCTTCTCGAAGACCTGTTGCGCCAACGCAAGGACAATCCGCCCGGCGACGGCACCGACCAGCCCCCCGAAGAGAACCACGACGCCGGGCAGAGCAGCGACCCCCAGGCCGCCCAGCCGCAGGACCAGCAGCACGAGGAAGACAACGCCAGCGAGCGTGACTCGCAACCGGCGCCGGCGGCGAAGAACCCATCGCAGGAAGCCGACAAACCCACCGCCAGCCAGGCCGACAAGCCCGACGGCGACGTTCGCGAAGATCAGGAAACCAACCCGGAAGATGCCGGTCCACTGGGAGACGAGCGCCGTCAGGCCCTGGAACAGTGGCTGCGGCAGATTCCCGACGATCCGTCCGAACTGTTGCGCCGCAAGTTCTGGTACCAGCAACAGCAGCAGCGCCAGGAACCCAACCCATGA
- a CDS encoding BatD family protein, giving the protein MKRLICLTLLCLAAFRAEASFTASVDRARLNQGESVELTLESDDPTLFGKPDLKPLDEHFVVLGTRQVNRLTTLNGKAQATTRWIITLQPRSEGKVEIPPIHLGGNASEPISLDVLKAEDSAEGQKLAPVFIDASVDREESWVQAQVILTLRIYHSVSLYDDSSLSPLRMNDARVEQLGEPRTYEKDINGVRHGVIEVRYAIFPQKSGTLDIPGQTFKATQVAQRRNDDDYNPFGPQPGKQVLVTSPSIPLQIDPKPADYPKDAPWLPARSLSLSETWSPQPEEAKAGESLTRNIMLRVDGLSGAQLPPLPVTLPEGLRHYPDQPQLANESSDQGMIGSREEREALIADKAGPVELPPVEVVWWNTQERRVERTSLPARTLQVAANAQLEEHTEAPAAPSEAAVSDMLLWPWQLACALLSLTTLLGFGLWWRARSQPAVIRVAQAGPSTRTLLDELRRACQANDSHATRQALDAWARQQPETLADMAARFVPLSDALDGLNGALYSDSEGGRNWQGEDLWRAIRTLPGADPDAPPAPEASSLPPLYPR; this is encoded by the coding sequence ATGAAAAGGCTGATCTGCCTGACCCTGCTGTGCCTCGCCGCCTTCCGCGCCGAGGCCAGCTTCACCGCCAGCGTCGACCGTGCGCGCCTGAACCAGGGCGAGAGCGTCGAGCTGACGCTAGAGTCCGATGACCCGACGCTGTTCGGCAAACCCGACCTGAAACCGCTGGACGAGCACTTCGTGGTCCTGGGCACCCGCCAGGTCAACCGCCTCACCACGCTCAACGGCAAGGCCCAGGCCACCACGCGCTGGATCATCACCCTGCAGCCACGCAGCGAAGGCAAGGTGGAAATCCCGCCGATCCACCTGGGCGGCAACGCCAGCGAGCCGATCAGCCTCGATGTGCTCAAGGCCGAAGACAGCGCCGAGGGACAGAAGCTCGCGCCGGTGTTCATCGACGCCAGTGTCGATCGCGAGGAAAGCTGGGTGCAGGCCCAGGTCATCCTCACCCTGCGCATCTACCACTCGGTGTCGCTGTACGACGACAGCAGCCTCAGCCCGCTGCGCATGAACGACGCCCGCGTCGAACAACTGGGCGAGCCGCGCACCTACGAGAAGGACATCAACGGCGTTCGCCATGGTGTGATCGAAGTGCGCTACGCGATCTTCCCGCAGAAGAGCGGCACCCTGGATATCCCCGGCCAGACCTTCAAGGCCACGCAGGTGGCCCAGCGCCGCAACGACGATGACTACAACCCGTTCGGCCCGCAGCCGGGCAAGCAGGTGCTGGTTACCTCGCCGAGCATTCCGCTGCAGATCGACCCCAAGCCCGCCGACTACCCGAAGGACGCACCCTGGCTGCCGGCACGCTCGCTCAGCCTGAGCGAGACCTGGAGCCCGCAGCCCGAGGAAGCCAAGGCCGGCGAATCGCTGACCCGTAACATCATGCTGCGCGTGGATGGCCTGTCCGGCGCCCAGTTGCCGCCGCTGCCGGTCACCCTGCCCGAAGGCCTGCGCCATTACCCGGACCAGCCGCAGCTGGCCAACGAAAGCAGTGACCAGGGCATGATCGGCAGCCGCGAGGAACGCGAAGCGCTGATCGCCGACAAGGCCGGCCCGGTCGAGCTGCCGCCGGTGGAAGTGGTCTGGTGGAATACCCAGGAGCGCCGGGTCGAGCGCACCAGCCTGCCGGCGCGCACGCTGCAAGTCGCCGCCAATGCGCAACTGGAAGAACACACCGAGGCCCCCGCTGCCCCCAGCGAAGCAGCAGTCAGCGACATGCTGCTCTGGCCCTGGCAGCTCGCGTGCGCACTGCTCAGCCTGACCACCCTGCTCGGCTTTGGCCTGTGGTGGCGCGCCCGCAGCCAGCCGGCGGTCATTCGCGTGGCGCAGGCCGGCCCGAGTACCCGCACGCTGCTCGATGAACTGCGCCGCGCCTGCCAGGCCAACGACTCCCATGCCACCCGCCAGGCGCTGGACGCCTGGGCCCGGCAACAACCGGAAACCCTGGCCGACATGGCAGCGCGCTTCGTGCCGTTGTCCGATGCGCTGGATGGCCTCAACGGTGCGCTCTACAGCGACAGCGAAGGCGGACGCAACTGGCAGGGCGAAGACCTCTGGCGCGCCATCCGCACCCTTCCCGGTGCCGACCCGGACGCACCGCCGGCGCCGGAGGCCAGCAGCCTGCCGCCGCTCTATCCACGCTGA
- a CDS encoding chlorophyllase/cutinase-like alpha/beta fold protein has product MPAHRLIPALAAGLLLICNLLAAGPLKAAEALPPTQPLQGPGGSHYAHADVRQWHFSADDNEYWVFTPERPAPASAPVVVFTHGWSVMQPDLYRAWIEHIVRRGAILIYPRYQATLKTPAAEFLPNAADSVRRAIADLQAGKLGVKPELEHVAYVGHSAGGLIASGLAASWQRLGIPQPRALMAVEPGKSSGPRWRQVPLEPLANILAGTLLLAVCGDEDERVACDDAQRIYAESTQIEPRNKDLLLLRSDRHGSPPLLANHAAPTAPRFDPRYPPSDSSSWLLNRVQERVKQRLKQGQPSAHNALATDAMDWFGPWKLFDALCDAAFYGQDRDYALGGGPAQLSMGRWSDGTPVKAMQRLSAPAP; this is encoded by the coding sequence ATGCCCGCCCACCGGCTGATTCCGGCGCTGGCCGCCGGCCTGCTGCTGATCTGCAACCTCCTCGCGGCCGGCCCGTTGAAGGCAGCCGAGGCCCTGCCACCGACCCAGCCGTTGCAGGGCCCCGGCGGCTCGCACTATGCCCATGCCGACGTGCGCCAGTGGCACTTCTCGGCCGATGACAACGAATACTGGGTGTTCACTCCGGAGCGCCCAGCCCCCGCCAGCGCGCCGGTGGTGGTCTTCACCCACGGCTGGAGCGTCATGCAGCCGGACCTCTACCGCGCCTGGATCGAGCACATCGTCCGGCGTGGCGCCATTCTCATCTACCCGCGCTACCAGGCGACGCTGAAGACGCCAGCGGCGGAGTTCCTGCCCAACGCAGCCGACTCCGTGCGCCGCGCCATCGCCGATCTGCAGGCGGGCAAGCTGGGAGTGAAGCCGGAGCTGGAGCACGTCGCCTACGTCGGCCATTCGGCAGGCGGCCTGATCGCCAGCGGGCTCGCCGCCTCCTGGCAACGGCTGGGCATTCCGCAGCCGCGAGCGCTCATGGCGGTTGAGCCGGGCAAGAGCAGTGGTCCGCGCTGGCGGCAGGTCCCGCTGGAGCCGCTGGCGAACATTCTCGCCGGTACCTTGCTGTTGGCAGTGTGCGGCGACGAGGACGAGCGTGTCGCCTGCGATGACGCGCAGCGCATCTATGCGGAAAGCACCCAGATCGAGCCCCGCAACAAGGACCTGCTCCTGCTGCGCAGCGACCGCCACGGCAGCCCGCCGCTGCTGGCCAACCACGCAGCGCCGACCGCACCGCGCTTCGATCCGCGCTACCCGCCCAGCGACTCTTCCAGCTGGTTGCTCAACCGCGTGCAGGAGCGTGTGAAGCAGCGTCTGAAACAAGGGCAACCCTCGGCGCACAATGCCCTGGCGACCGATGCGATGGACTGGTTCGGGCCGTGGAAGCTGTTCGATGCACTGTGCGATGCAGCCTTCTACGGCCAGGACCGCGATTACGCGCTGGGTGGTGGGCCGGCGCAGCTGTCCATGGGGCGCTGGAGCGACGGGACGCCAGTGAAGGCGATGCAGCGGTTGTCGGCACCAGCCCCCTGA
- a CDS encoding carboxymuconolactone decarboxylase family protein, translating to MSFQLIEYADASPEVRAVYDDIMATRRIDWVNNFWKALANHPQTLKRTWESLKQVMGPGQLDPLVKELIYVAVSVTNNCNYCIGSHGAAARKAGMDDAMLGELMAVVAMANETNRLAIGYQVPLDDVFKGAVMEHSGG from the coding sequence ATGTCCTTCCAACTGATCGAGTACGCCGACGCCAGCCCTGAAGTCCGCGCTGTCTACGACGACATCATGGCGACCCGCAGGATCGACTGGGTGAACAACTTCTGGAAGGCCCTGGCCAACCACCCGCAGACCCTCAAGCGCACCTGGGAAAGCCTCAAGCAAGTCATGGGGCCGGGGCAGTTGGACCCGCTGGTAAAGGAGCTGATCTACGTCGCCGTGAGCGTCACCAACAACTGCAACTACTGCATCGGCTCCCACGGCGCGGCGGCGCGCAAGGCGGGGATGGACGATGCCATGCTCGGCGAGCTGATGGCTGTGGTGGCCATGGCCAACGAGACCAACCGTCTTGCAATCGGCTACCAGGTGCCGCTGGACGATGTGTTCAAGGGGGCGGTGATGGAGCACAGCGGCGGTTGA
- a CDS encoding cyclase family protein codes for MQRRPALLFAVALLPFLVQSAQAAQPGLWDTYASLKQHDWVDLTHAFDSNTPHWKGFEPMGRKTLYTVDKDGFQVELYSHVGQWGTHVDPPVHFHKGLRSVDQLDVKEQFLPLVVFDIHEQVAKNPDYVLTLADVKAWEARHGAVPEGSFAALRTDWSRRWPDQAKMQNQDAKGVAHYPGWSKEALVYLYETRKITASGHETTDTDPGIATSKDDYSLESYILGTNHYQIELLSNLDKVPEAGALAVVSFPKIAEGTGFPARVFAILP; via the coding sequence ATGCAACGCCGCCCCGCCCTGCTCTTCGCCGTCGCCCTGCTACCGTTTCTCGTCCAGTCGGCTCAGGCCGCCCAGCCGGGCCTGTGGGATACCTACGCCAGCCTCAAGCAGCACGACTGGGTCGACCTGACCCACGCGTTCGACAGCAATACACCGCACTGGAAAGGCTTCGAGCCCATGGGTCGCAAGACGCTCTACACCGTGGACAAGGACGGTTTCCAGGTGGAGCTGTACAGCCACGTTGGCCAGTGGGGCACCCACGTCGACCCGCCGGTGCACTTCCACAAGGGCCTGCGCAGCGTCGATCAACTCGACGTGAAGGAGCAGTTCCTGCCGCTGGTGGTGTTCGATATCCACGAGCAGGTGGCGAAGAATCCCGACTACGTACTGACCCTGGCCGATGTGAAGGCCTGGGAAGCCAGGCATGGTGCGGTACCGGAAGGCTCCTTCGCGGCGTTGCGTACCGACTGGTCCCGGCGCTGGCCGGACCAGGCGAAGATGCAGAACCAGGACGCCAAGGGTGTCGCGCACTATCCGGGCTGGAGCAAGGAGGCGCTGGTGTACCTCTACGAGACGCGCAAGATCACCGCGTCCGGCCACGAGACCACCGACACCGATCCGGGTATCGCCACCAGCAAGGACGACTACTCGCTGGAGTCGTACATCCTGGGCACCAACCACTACCAGATCGAACTGCTCTCCAACCTCGACAAGGTGCCTGAGGCCGGCGCGCTGGCGGTGGTGAGTTTCCCGAAGATTGCCGAGGGCACGGGCTTCCCGGCGCGGGTGTTTGCCATCCTGCCGTAA
- a CDS encoding efflux RND transporter permease subunit, whose protein sequence is MNALNKHQQDKATFLERIIFTHRPFVIITCLLVTIFLGWSATQVRPSTSFEKMIPLQHPFIQNMLEHRNDLANLGNTVRISVEAVNGDIFTKEYMETLRQIHDEVFYIPGVDRSGMKSLWSPSVRWTEVTEEGFAGGEVIPQTYDGSAKALDLLRNNVLKSGQIGRLVANNFKSSIVDVPLLEVYPDPKDQGKLMKLDYRQFSHELEEKIRDKYQLQNPNVKIHITGFAKKVGDLIDGLLMVVGFFGICFVITLVLLLWFTKCVRSTIAVLSTTLVAVIWQLGLLHIIGFGLDPYSMLVPFLIFAIGISHGVQKINGIALQSSDAETPLLAARRTFRQLFLPGMIAILADAVGFITLLVIDIGVIRELAIGASIGVAVIVFTNLILLPVAISYIGISKKAVQRSKEDAVRDHPFWRALSNFASPSVAPISVVIALAMFAGGMWQGHHLKIGDLDQGAPELRPDSRYNLDNDFIIRNYSTSSDVLVVMVASEAEGCSTHKTLSAIDELAWRLENTQGVQSAISLVTVSKQMIKGMNEGNLKWESLSRNQDVLNNSISRAEGLFNSNCSLAPLLVFLNDHKAETLDRAVAVVQEFAKANEKDDLKFKLAAGNAGIEAATNDVIKHSELTILILVYICVALMCLITFRSFAATLCIVLPLILTSVLGNALMATLGIGVKVATLPVIALGVGIGVDYGIYIYTRLESFLRQGLSLQEAYYETLKSTGKAVLFTGLCLAIGVATWIFSAIKFQADMGLMLTFMLLWNMFGALWLLPALARFLINPEKVRQKKASILVH, encoded by the coding sequence ATGAACGCTCTGAACAAGCATCAACAGGACAAGGCGACTTTCCTGGAACGCATCATCTTCACCCACCGGCCGTTCGTGATCATCACGTGCCTGCTGGTGACCATCTTCCTCGGCTGGTCGGCCACGCAAGTTCGCCCGTCCACCAGCTTCGAGAAGATGATCCCGCTGCAGCATCCGTTCATCCAGAACATGCTGGAGCACCGCAACGACCTGGCCAACCTCGGCAACACCGTGCGCATCTCGGTGGAAGCGGTGAACGGCGACATCTTCACCAAGGAGTACATGGAGACGCTGCGGCAGATCCATGACGAGGTGTTCTACATCCCGGGCGTCGACCGCTCCGGCATGAAGTCGCTGTGGAGCCCGAGCGTACGCTGGACCGAAGTGACCGAGGAAGGCTTCGCCGGCGGCGAAGTGATCCCGCAGACCTACGACGGTTCCGCCAAGGCCCTGGACCTGCTGCGCAACAACGTGCTCAAGTCCGGCCAGATCGGCCGCCTGGTGGCCAACAACTTCAAGTCGAGCATCGTCGACGTGCCGCTGCTGGAGGTCTACCCGGACCCGAAGGACCAGGGCAAGCTGATGAAGCTAGACTACCGCCAGTTCTCCCATGAGCTGGAAGAGAAGATCCGCGACAAGTACCAGCTGCAGAACCCCAACGTGAAGATCCACATCACCGGCTTCGCCAAGAAGGTCGGTGACCTGATCGACGGCCTGCTGATGGTGGTCGGCTTCTTCGGCATCTGCTTCGTCATCACCCTGGTGCTGCTGCTGTGGTTCACCAAGTGCGTGCGCTCCACCATCGCCGTGCTGTCCACCACCCTGGTGGCGGTGATCTGGCAACTGGGCCTGCTGCACATCATCGGCTTCGGGCTGGACCCGTACTCGATGCTGGTGCCGTTCCTGATCTTCGCCATCGGTATTTCCCACGGCGTGCAGAAGATCAACGGTATCGCCCTGCAGTCCAGTGACGCGGAAACCCCGCTGCTGGCCGCCCGCCGCACCTTCCGCCAGCTGTTCCTGCCGGGCATGATCGCCATCCTCGCGGACGCCGTCGGCTTCATCACCCTGCTGGTGATCGACATCGGCGTGATCCGCGAGCTGGCCATCGGCGCGTCCATCGGCGTGGCGGTGATCGTGTTCACCAACCTGATCCTGCTGCCGGTCGCCATCTCCTACATCGGCATCAGCAAGAAGGCGGTGCAGCGCAGCAAGGAAGACGCCGTGCGCGACCATCCCTTCTGGCGCGCGCTGTCCAACTTCGCCAGCCCGTCCGTGGCGCCGATCTCCGTGGTCATCGCCCTGGCGATGTTCGCCGGCGGCATGTGGCAGGGGCATCACCTGAAGATCGGCGACCTCGACCAGGGCGCACCGGAGCTGCGTCCGGACTCGCGCTACAACCTGGACAACGACTTCATCATCCGCAACTACTCGACCAGCTCCGACGTGCTGGTGGTGATGGTGGCGTCCGAGGCCGAAGGCTGTTCCACCCACAAGACCCTGTCCGCCATCGACGAGCTGGCCTGGCGCCTGGAGAACACCCAGGGCGTGCAGTCGGCCATTTCCCTGGTCACCGTCTCCAAGCAGATGATCAAGGGCATGAACGAAGGCAACCTGAAGTGGGAGTCGCTGTCGCGCAACCAGGACGTGCTGAACAACTCCATCAGCCGCGCCGAAGGCCTGTTCAACAGCAACTGCTCGCTGGCGCCCCTGCTGGTGTTCCTCAACGACCACAAGGCCGAGACCCTCGATCGCGCCGTGGCTGTCGTTCAGGAATTCGCCAAGGCCAACGAGAAGGATGACCTGAAGTTCAAGCTCGCCGCCGGTAACGCCGGTATCGAGGCCGCCACCAACGACGTGATCAAACACTCGGAACTGACCATCCTGATCCTGGTGTACATCTGCGTTGCGCTGATGTGCCTGATCACCTTCCGTTCCTTCGCCGCGACCCTGTGCATCGTGCTGCCGCTGATCCTCACCTCGGTGCTGGGCAACGCGCTGATGGCCACCCTGGGCATCGGCGTGAAGGTAGCGACCCTGCCGGTGATTGCACTGGGCGTGGGTATCGGCGTGGACTACGGCATCTACATCTACACCCGCCTGGAGTCTTTCCTGCGCCAGGGCCTGTCCCTGCAGGAAGCCTACTACGAGACCCTGAAGTCCACCGGTAAAGCGGTGCTGTTCACCGGCCTTTGCCTGGCCATCGGCGTCGCCACCTGGATCTTCTCGGCGATCAAGTTCCAGGCTGACATGGGCCTGATGCTGACCTTCATGCTCCTCTGGAACATGTTCGGCGCCCTCTGGCTGCTGCCGGCGCTGGCACGCTTCCTGATCAATCCGGAGAAGGTGCGTCAGAAGAAGGCTTCGATCCTGGTTCACTGA
- a CDS encoding YCF48-related protein has protein sequence MREPLWRTSSEQPVSGVRSSFPMSRKSISLLGAFSFLMMSLAPLHAVAATDAASDANSIMSAKASSSLLLSIAHAGKRLVAVGDHGHILYSDDAGKSWTQATVPTRQLLTSVFFVNDKKGWAVGHDAQVLATTDGGTTWVRQFEDLKREAPLLDIWFQDENHGVAVGAYGALLETTDGGKSWEDVSDRLDNEDQYHLNAITAVKDSGLFVVGEAGSMFRSKDWGETWEKLQGPYEGSLFGATGTTQAGTVLAYGLRGHLFRSTDFGSTWQQVSLPTANGGELEFGLSEGSLLDDGTIVVVGHGGSVLESKDDGVSFSVVNRPDRLSLAGVSAAGNGNLVLVGQGGIHLASATGAELTEQQ, from the coding sequence ATGCGTGAGCCCCTGTGGCGCACTTCGAGCGAGCAGCCCGTATCGGGAGTGCGAAGCTCCTTCCCGATGTCGCGCAAGTCGATTTCCCTGCTCGGCGCGTTTTCCTTCCTGATGATGTCCCTGGCTCCGCTGCATGCCGTTGCCGCAACGGATGCCGCCAGCGATGCCAACTCGATCATGTCCGCCAAGGCCTCCAGCAGCCTGCTGCTGAGCATCGCCCATGCCGGCAAGCGGCTAGTCGCGGTGGGGGACCACGGGCACATCCTCTATTCCGACGACGCCGGCAAGAGCTGGACCCAGGCCACCGTGCCGACCCGCCAGCTGCTGACCTCGGTGTTCTTCGTCAACGACAAGAAGGGCTGGGCCGTCGGCCATGACGCCCAGGTCCTGGCCACCACCGATGGCGGCACCACCTGGGTGCGCCAGTTCGAGGACCTCAAGCGCGAAGCGCCGCTGCTGGATATCTGGTTCCAGGACGAGAACCACGGTGTGGCCGTGGGCGCCTATGGCGCGCTGCTGGAAACCACCGATGGCGGCAAGAGCTGGGAAGACGTCAGCGATCGCCTGGACAACGAAGACCAGTACCACCTCAACGCCATCACGGCGGTGAAGGATTCCGGCCTGTTCGTGGTCGGCGAGGCGGGCAGCATGTTCCGCTCCAAGGACTGGGGCGAGACCTGGGAAAAACTCCAGGGCCCCTACGAGGGTTCGTTGTTCGGCGCCACCGGCACCACCCAGGCAGGCACCGTCCTCGCCTATGGCCTGCGTGGCCACCTGTTCCGCTCCACCGATTTCGGCAGCACCTGGCAACAGGTCAGCCTGCCCACCGCCAACGGCGGCGAGCTGGAGTTCGGCCTCTCCGAAGGCAGCCTGCTCGATGACGGCACCATCGTCGTCGTCGGCCACGGCGGCAGCGTGCTGGAGAGCAAGGACGACGGCGTCAGCTTCAGCGTCGTCAACCGTCCGGATCGCCTGTCCCTCGCGGGCGTGAGCGCGGCCGGCAATGGCAACCTGGTGCTGGTCGGCCAGGGCGGTATCCACCTGGCTTCGGCGACCGGCGCCGAGCTGACAGAACAACAATAA